The following nucleotide sequence is from Lacinutrix sp. Hel_I_90.
ATAATTAGAGCATTCAAGAAGTTTCGTAAAATCTGATCTCCACACTCTACATAATTAGGGTGATCTTCTCTTCTAAAAAAAGCACTTAATTCTGTCTTGGTTATTCTAAAATCTACGAGTGCTAATATCTCAACTATGTCTGTATCTCGAAGCTTATGTGCTACTCTTAGCTTTTTAAAAATATCGTTATTTGTCATAATATAAGGTACTGAATATTAACTATTTAAATTCTTGTTTTTTATTTACAGCTGTCAAATTTTTGACAAAAAGCATTTAAATTCGGTGTAAAGCTACTCTTTTTTCGATAAGCGACGCGCTTTCGACGATTATTAATTAGGATTAATGCTTAATTTTACACCATCTAATTTAATCGTCTCACAGTATGCCAAATAGAGTAGAAAAGCTAAGTTTATTATCAGAGATGATAGCTTTTGCTAAAACAGACAAGGAGATCAAGAAAATTGAATATCATTTTCTTATAGGTGTCGCCAAACAATTGGAAGTTTCCCGTGAGGATTTCGATTATTTAATAGAGCATCCCATCAATTATGTAAATTTAAAATCTCATAGTGAGCGCATTGTACAATTTCATCGGTTAGTCCTTTTGATGCATATAGATAAAGAACGCACAAAAGCGGAAATTGTAAAGCTCTATAATTATGGATTAAGAATGGGGCTTAATCACGAATCGATTACAAAAGTATTGTATTTAATGGAAGGTTTTCCCAATATGATAGTGCCCGCAGATGTCTTAATCGATATTTTTAAGGTTCAGTACAATTAAGATTTTAAAATTTTAGCGATATCTGGTTTAAAGTAATTGGGTCCTTTTAATACCTTTCCATCGTTTCTGTAAATAGGCTCTCCATTTTCGCCTAACTTACTCATATTACTGCGCTGTATTTCATTAAACACTTCTTCTATTTTATGTTGCATGCCATGCTCTATAATAGTGCCACATAATATGTATAACATATCACCCAATGCATCTGCAACCTCAACCAGATCATTATTATTTGCGGCTTCGTAATACTCCTCGTTCTCTTCTTTCATTAAGTTGTACCGCAATGTATTCTTTGCTTTTCCTAAATGCGCCTTTGGCGCTTCTAAATGTCCTATTTTAAATGCTGTATGAAAAGCTTTTACTGCTTCTATTTTGTTTTTCATTGAAAATATATTTTTTTTCCGTGACAACGGAAACCTGTTTTTATTTAAATTTTTATAATTTTATTGTCCTAATACTAAAGCCTTGAGACTTGAGAAAAAAACAATGTTGTTTTTCTAATTAAATTACTTTCTTTAGCAACCAAGAAGGGGCACTCCTTTATTCCCATGCAATAAGATGCGAGCGTTTAGAAATATACATCAGTCTTTTTGTTTTTAATTGTTGAATAAATCTAACGCGCCACTCTCTCTAGAGGTATCCTCCATAAAACCCCATCACCAAGACCCATTTTTGTATCCAAAAAACTAGGTCTAATGTCAGTAATATAAATCTTCTCTAATTTATTTCTTTAGTTTTCAAATATAAAGATTCTAAATAATTTATTTGATAGGATTGTAGACAAAATAGGCAGGCGCACAAAAGTTGACTTCTGAAGAAATGGCTATTACACGGCCATCGTTTTGTTTTTCGAACTGCTTAAAAACCAAATTGTAACTGCAAGTGGCTCCAACCACATTCGTTTTATGCGTATTGTATTCTTTTTAAGATACTAAATCTGTTTTTTTTTCAACCAATACCAAAACTACAAATGACCAGGGCTACAGTTTTAACGCTACAGCTATAATTTCAAAAATCCTTTATGACGCTTTAATGTGCTGCACGTTATGCATGTAAACACCAATCCCTTCATAAAATACGCTTTTCTATTAGCAAGCATCTTGTCTTCTTCCTTTAATGGCAGTAGCATACCCGACTTTAATTAAGTATTTTATGACCGTTATTCCTATTCCAGAAGTGGCTCCATAAATTATGGCATTTGGCATTTTAGTAGTATTTTTGAAGTATTGAAACGTTGTCATTTTTATAAAAATTTAAAAGTAAATATATGTTTAGTACAGGACAATTAATATTCGCCATTTGTTTCGCTGTTGTATTTATTATAGCTATCATTTACACTTATAGAAAAGACTTAAAACTTCATAAGCAACATTATAAAGGCACTGTTTGGGTACTCTTAGCTTTTATTGGGTTTATAGCTTTAATAGCTGCTATTAAATTCTTCTTTAAATAGCTCTTTTTAAAATAGGTATTAAGTCTTGTATACTATTATTTTAGTAACTTTGATAAACTAATAAATACCTATAACCAAATGAAAGCCTTAAAATATATTTTCTTCCTTTTTCTTATTGTCATCATAGCCATAGCTATTTATATTGCTGTACAACCTAATGATTATAGCGTGACACGAACGAGAACAATAAAAGCACCTGCCGCTGTGATTTATGAAAATGTAAATGATTATAAAAATTGGGCCTCTTGGTCCTCTTGGTCAGAAAAAGATCCAAATATAAAAATTACACTTCCAGAGCATACAAGTGGACTAGAAGGGTCTTTTTCTTGGGAAGATGCTGATGGCGTGAGCACAATAAAAACCATAGAAGTAAACCCAAATAAAACAATAGAACAGGAAATACAAATTAATGATTACCCTAAGTCTAATGTGACCTGGAAATTCAATCCAAATGCAGATGGATCTACCGATGTCACCAGAACTATTTCTGGCGAAGATTTACCTTTTGGATTTAAACTATCAACCCTTTTAAATGGCTCAATGGAAGAGCAAATTGGTCCTGAATATGAGCATAGCTTAGAAAAACTAGATAGTGTTGTTCAAGTTGATATGAGAAAATACAGCATTATAGTAGATAAAACCCCAACGCAGCACAGTGGTGGTTTTTATGTCTACAATTCTACGGCAACTACTTTTGAAAATTTTCCATCTAAAATGGAAAAGATGCTTCCTGATGTTATGAATTATGCACAAAAAAACAACATCACTATAGCTGGCGCACCTTTTGTGCTCTATCACCAATGGGATGAAGCAAATAATGCCGTAATGTTTTCGTGCTGTATACCTACAGCATCTCGTGTAATTACTACTGGAAGTGATATTCTTACTGGTCAAATTGAGCCTTTTAAGGCCCTAAAAGTAACTTTAACTGGAGACTATGCTAATTTAAAAGAAGCCTGGGAAATGGGTATGGAAGCAATTAAAGAAAGTAGTTTAGAGCAAGATGAAGACGGACCAATGATTGAGGCCTATTTAAATACCCCAATGGAAACACCAAATCCAGCAAATCTTAAAACAGAGATTTATATTGCTGTAAAATAAATTTGTCAAAACAATTCTTAAACAAAAAGCAGTTCTAAATATAGAACTGCTTTTTTAATGAGATTATCTCAAATTAATTGTCATCATTTAGACAGCCTATTTTCTATAGTGTATACAAGAATGCAGGTATAGTAATACTACTTCCTCACATTTAAACCTGTATCCTTAATATAGGAGTCTTATAGCCCACCTACTCTATTTTAGGTTTTCGGTTTTCGCCAAAGTGATACTTCAAAAACAAAGCATTCACTAAATGTATTAATGAATTAGCGATGAAAAGTCAACTTTTAAAATGTTAAAATTGAAGTGGATATTCTAAGTTTTTTATAGAATACCATTAAAAAAAGAGATAATATTGTAACCTTAACTAGTCTTAAGTACGTATGAAAAACCTTTTATTGGTGTTCGTTGGTGGTGGATTTGGTAGTGTCCTTCGCTATCTTATTGGGAAATATTTAAATAGTACGGAAACAGGTATTCCGTATGGTACTTTTGCTGCTAATATTATAGGGAGCTTGTTAATTGGTGTTATTTTAGGAATGGCCTTAAAAAACAACGCCCTCACGCAAAGTCACACCCTGTTATTAGCCACTGGGTTCTGCGGTGGTTTTACAACTTTTTCTACCTTCGCTTACGAAAACCATGTGTTTTTAAAAGCTGGAGATTTTACAAGCTTTGCTATTTACACCATTGCAAGTTTTGTTGTTGGCTTTCTAGCTGTTTTTGCAGGTATGTATTTGGCTAAATAGAATTGCTTTAGTGCTTATCAAAAGCCTTAACTCCTGCATCAATTCTTGTTGCTAAATAATTAGCTCTTGGCACTATAGGACAAGAATACTTATAATTATACGCACAATAGGGATTGTATGCCGTATTAAAGTCTATAATTAGGCTATCATCTTTAGGAATTCTCAAATCAATATAACGCCCACCAGCATAACTTCCATCTCCATTGGTATCATCTAAAAATGGCAGAAAAAGATAGTCTTTGTATTCTTCCTGTTCTATTAATTCTTTTCCCTGATAAACATTTAGTTTATAAGTCACCTCTTTTATCTTAAAAGTTAAGACACCATAAATTCTTTCTAAAGACACTCTACTTGTTGTTGTTTTCATTTTAAAGTATTCGGTATTTGGTGTTCTTTCTAACTTCGCCTTGACTACAAAAGTAGAATCAAACTTAAAAAAATCGAGTCCTACAAAATCCTTTAAGTCTTTAGCCTTAAGAGGTGATTTAGTGGCATCTTTATATTCTGAATTTATCTCTCTTTGGAATTCTGTTTCTCCTAATAAAGGTTGTTTATCTTGAGCACAACTTAATAGTGACGCACACAGTAATAACAGACAGAAAATATTCTTCATTTTAGTTTTTATTAGATTCAAAAATACAACTTATACTAATTTAATCGTCTTCAACCCGTTTAAAAGTTACTTTCAAATTTTCTGGATACATGGTGAAGTCAAAGCGTTCTTTAATCTCATTTAGATTCGATGCTAATTTAAAATCGAAATGCTTACATAAAACAGAGATGAGGACTACCATTTCACTTTTAGCCAGAAACATGCCAGGGCAAAAGCGCGTACCTCCTCCAAAGACTCTCATCACATTTGGCGAGTGGTTTTTATGCATTGGGCATTCACTAACCAGCCAGCGCTCTGGAGAGAAAATATGAGCATTTGAGAAATAGTCTTCTTGAGTTTGTGGCACCTTATTTTGAAGAATAATATTTGTGCCTTTAGGAATAGATAGGTTGTTTATAACCACATCGGCATTCGACTCCATATACATTTGCGGTGTAGTAGGTTTTAGCCGCATGGTTTCTTGAGCGACTGCATCGGCATATTTTAAGAGTTCCAATTGCCTGTAATAACTAGGCACTTCGTCTTTTGGGTATACAGCATGCGCTTCCGCTCTAACTTTATTTACAATTTCTGGGTGTTGTACTAAATAATAAATCGCCCAGGATAGTGAATTTGAGGTGGTATCTTCTCCAGCCAACAGGAGCGTGAAAATATTTCCATAAATTTCGTCATCAGTAAACCTTGCATCTTTATTTTCTAAAAGTAAAGCTTCTAAAAAATGAGCGGGCGATTCGTTTAAGCCAGAGCTTGTTGCCATTTCACGTTTCGCAGTAGCGATACCTTCATAAATGATTTTTTCAATAGCCTTTAATGAACGATCTAGCAACCTATCCTTTTTACTCTTAAAAAACCGCCAAGTAGGTATAGGCGCAGTCAATCGTGCATTAATTATGGGGAAAATAACTTCAAGATGTTCTTGAAAGCCATTGGACTGATTATTTATCGTGTCTAATTTGAGTCCGAAAGCAATTTCAGTAGTAATATCAATAGTAAATGCCATAAACTCCTTTTGAACATCTACGACATTTTCCTTTACCGCATGCTCTTTAAATTTCGCAAGAATGTTTCTTGTTTTATCTTGAATAATGGGATAAAACGATTTTACATTTTTCACATTCAAAGCTTCAGCTATTGGTTTTCTATGACGTTTCCACCGGTCACCTTCAGCATTAAAAACACCGTCTATTCCAATTTCTCTTAGCACTTCATCTATTTTAGAATAACGTATAAATGTCTCTGGTCTTTGTCTCAAGATCTTATTATTAATCTCTGGATTGGCAGAGACTATAAATTCCTTTCCTACAAAATGTATTTTAAACAAATCACCAGATTCTTCAACCCAACGCTCTAATACTTGATGTTTATTATAGGTGTTAAACTGAGGCAAATGCCCTAATAAAAATGCCCTTTTTGGAGATTTTAAATCCTTAATTGTAATTGGTTTTTGGTCTAACATAAATAGCTGATATTGAACTTTTAGAGCTGCCTTATTTTTATTTAACTAAAAATATTCGCTTTCAAAAACACAAGTTAAAACTTTTTTTGTTTAGCTTTGGGACATCAAAAGGAAAAACATGAATTCAGTCATTAAAAATTATAAGCAAAAAACCACTTGTAGAGTTACAAGATGGACTTCTTATATTCTATGATGATCTAAAATATCAACTAATACAATATTAAAAAGTCCAACTTCGTAGTTGGACTTTTTACATTTATATAACCAACCAGACCATTACCGCTATTGCGGAAACCTTATGAAAAAATTATTTAATAACTATATTGATGCTTTTGACGGCTTATCAAAAGAAATATGGTGGCTCGCACTAATTACTTTAATAAATCGTGCGGGTACGATGGTTATTCCGTTTTTATCGATTTACTTAACTGAAGATTTAGATATTTCTATGTCAAATGTTGGCTGGATCATGACTTGTTTTGGTGTTGGCTCATTAATTGGTACCTGGCTTGGTGGAAAACTAACAGATAGTGTTGGCTACTATAAAATCATGGTCTTTAGTTTACTTGCTACTGGCTTTCTATTTATTGGCTTACAGTACTTAACAACCTTTAAATCGCTTTGTATTGGTGTTTTTTTAACCATGTGTGTTGCCGATATGTTTCGGCCTGCATCTTTTGTTGCTATGAGTGCTTATAGTAAACCCGAAAACAAAACACGAAGCGTGACACTCATTCGTTTAGCTATAAACCTTGGTTTTTCAGCTGGACCTGCTATTGGCGGCTTAATTATCACGCACTTAAGTTACGCCGGATTATTTTGGGTTGATGGTATTACTTGTCTGATGGCTACTCTTGTTTTATTTTTTGTATTAAATCCCAAAAAAGCAAAAATACAAGATGCTTTTATTGCCATAAATCCAGAATCGGCATACAAAGACAAACCCTTTTTAATCTTTTTTGTGGCTATGATTCTATTTGCGATTGTATTTTTTCAATACTTTTCTGTAATGCCTATTTATTATCGAGAAGCACACCAATTAAGCGAGTTGCAAGTAGGGCTTATTCTAGGTGGAAATGGACTCTTTATTTTTCTGTTTGAAATGCCTTTAATTAAATGGCTGGAGAAAACAAAATACACAAAAATTGGTCTTATTTTATTCGGAGCCTTATTAACAGGTTTGAGTTTATTAGTACTCAACCTAACGCCCTGGTCTGGTATTTTAATTATTGGTATGTTATTAATGACAATAGGAGAAATGATTGCTTTTCCTTTCGCAAATGGGTTTGCAATAGATAGAGCAAAACGCGGCAAACAAGGTGAGTTTATGGCGATGTATGCGATGGCTTTTTCTGTGGGTAGTATTTTTGGCCATAATATTGGTTTGCAATTAGCCGAAAACTTAGGCTTTGATAATACCTGGACAATTATGACGGTGCTTGCTGGTTTATGTGTTTTATTACTATTTAGTTTAAAATTATATATGAATAAAAATAGTCTTTAGATGACTTTGACTTAAGTTATACCAATAGTAAACACGATCAAAGCAGTTGCCTTTTATGTTTTACTAAGTTTGACAGTTAGTATTGATGCTTTAGCAAAACAGGCGCGTTTTTAATGGCCAGATATGAACATCACATGTTCACTTCATGAAATTGAAAACTCATGTTCATCCAACTATTAGATACTAATTAAAATAAGTATCTTAACTTTTTAAAAAATAAAAATTGAAACAGAATAAAGATATCATTATTATTGGAGCAGGACCTATTGGTATTACTTGTGCCTTAGAATGCGAGAAAAGACAATGGGATTACAAGGTTTTAGAAAAAGGAGCACTTACCAACTCACTATTCAATTACCCTAGAAACATGACCTTCTTTTCAACTTCTGAAAAATTAGAGATTGACGCCATTCCTTTTATTAGTAATCAGCCAAAACCCACTAGAAACGAAGCCTTAGAATATTATAGGCGTGTGGTTACCTCTAATGCTCTGAACATATCATTATACGAAAATGTAAAAAAAATCGATAAAAAGGAAAACCACTTTCATATTAAAACAAACAAAATAGAATATACCTCTAAATATGTCATTATTGCCACTGGTTTTTACGACATCCCTAATTTATTAAATATTCCTGGAGAACTGCTTCCAAAAGTAACACACTATTATAAAGAAGCACACAACTACGCCTTGCAAGATGTGGTTGTCGTTGGTGCGAGTAATTCGGCAGTAGACGCCGCTTTGGAAATATGGCGTAAAGGCGGAAAAGTAACTATGGTAATTAGAGGAAAACAAATTGGTGAGCGCGTTAAATATTGGGTACGACCAGATATCATTAACCGTATTAAAGAAGGAAGTATAACTGCCTTTTTTGATTCTGAAATCAGCGAAATACATGCTGATAGTGTCGTGATTAAAACCAACACTAAAAAAATCACACTTTCAAACGATTACGTCATTGCGCTTACAGGATATCTTCCGGATTTCGATTTATTACAACATTGTGGTATTAAGCTCTCTAAGGATAACAAAAGAATTCCTGAATACACTCCAGAAACAATGGAATCCAATATCAATGGCTTATACCTTGCCGGTGTTATTTGCGGAGGCCAAGAAACACACAAATGGTTTATTGAAAACTCTAGAATACACGCAAAAAAAATTGCTCAAGCTATAGCCAATAGGCTTTAAAACCTTGTTCACAAAACATAAGCTCCTAAATTCTTCTGTATTTTTTAACCTAAATACTATAGTATCATTTAAAACTCATGGAAATTTATTTTTAAGAATACTTCTCCTTATTAGTCTATTTTACTGGCAGCATTTGGATTGAAGTCTCTTGCTTTAAGATACCTCCTCTTTAATTTAATACAGAAAACTCAATGTTAGAATCATTAAACACCGTATGTGTCTGATTTTTAAAGTCACTTTCTTTGGCTTTATAAATATTGGGTACAAATGTTTGTGGATTCAAATCAATTAGTGGAAACCAGGTGCTCTGCACTTGTACTTGCAATTTGTGCCCTGCTTTAATGGTATGAAACACATCTTGCAACTTAATGGTTACCTCCGTTTTCTTATTTGGTACAAACGGTTCTGGCTTTTCAAAACTATTTCTAAAACGCCCTCGCATGACTTCACTACGTACCATCATATGATAATTACTTAGCTTTAAATGATCTTGCATCCCATCTTCTTGTTCTTCAATAGCTGAAGGATGTACATCAATGATTTTTACAATCCAATCCGCAGCTGTTCCTGTGGTTGCCACATTTAAATGGGCCAAAATATCTCCAGCTAAAGTCATATCTTTTTCTAACACATTGGTTTCAAAAACCAGTACATCTGGACGTCTTGCAGCAAAGCGCTGATCGTCTGTCATGTATTTCCTAGGTGTAAAAACCGTTTTTATATCTTCAGAATAAGGTACAGGACGTTTTAAGTCACTCACAAAAACTTCTTTTGTAGCTCCGTTTTTAGAAAAGGCTAGTTCCTGATTCGCATTTAAATACATTTTTTGTTTTGAAATCGCTCTTGGTGGCCAAGCTTCAAAACTACGCCATGTTTTTTTTCCTGAATCGAATACGTACGCTTCTGGTAATCCTGAATTTTGACTACCATCGCCTTTTAAAAAGTGATTAAAAAATTTAGTCTCCACATCCCTTTGGAATTTTAATGAAATCGAATCTCCAAAAAAGTAATTCCCAACATAATTTTTAACATCGGTTTTTGCCCAACGTCCATGATCCCAAGGCCCAAATACAATGGTATTATAATTATCTGGGTTATTTTTTTCAATGGTTTTATACGTTTCCAAAGGGCCATATAAATCTTCCGCATCATAAAACCCGCCAACTATCATAGTCGCAACAGATGATTTTATATTTTTTAAATGCTGGATTAATCCTTTCGGTTTCCAAACACTATCATAGTTTGGGTGATTTATTATTTCTTTCCAGAACACGTCGTCAATTTTATCAGATTTTGAAACAGATACATCGTCTGGTTTTTCGTACTGAAAATAGCTGTTTAAATTGCTTAAAGGACCTGCATCTAAAAAAAATTGGTATTGATCTTCGGTCCCTAAATCTGGTGATTTATACCAGACAGAATCTGTGGGTTTATTTTTCTCCGTTCCAAATAGTGATATTACTTTAAAATAACTCAATAAAAAAGCGCCGTTATGATGAAAGTCATCAAAAAAGAAATCGCCAATACACGCTTGAGGCGAAGCTGCTTTTAAGGCTGGGTGGGCATCTATTGTGGAATAGGTTGAATAAAACCCGGGATAACTAATGCCCCAGGTACCAACACGCCCATTATTATTTTCAACATTATTAATCAACCATTCTATGGTATCATAAGTGTCTGACGACTCATCAATATCCTTATCCCCTTTTTTATTCGGAATGTAAGCGCGCATATTATCGTAAACACCTTCACTCAACCAACGGCCACGCACATCTTGGTAAACGATAATGTTACCTTCTTTCATTAAGTGACTATTGGGCCCAATGTTTTCCATAAATTCATTCTCGCCATAGGGCTGACTGCTGTATGGCGTTCGCATCATTAAAATAGGATACGTTTCACTGGTGTCTTTAGGAGAATAAATAGTAGTATGCAACTTAATCCCATCACGCATTGTTATTGCGACTTCCTGCTTCCTGTAGTGATCTTGAACATAAGTTTCTTTTTCTTCTGTTTCTGTTTTTATGTCTGAAGTTTCAACTTTTTTGTCTTTTTTGCAAGCAGTTAAAAGCAATATTAAAATGAAGGCGTACTTAAAAAGGTTTTTCATGAGTAGAATTAATTGTTTATGACGGACTAAATTTACAAAAACAATTGTCTATTTCCTTCTTATGAAAAAAATCGTTGTGTTTTTTTATAGTGCGATAGTTTTAAGCTTAGTAAGCTACTCCCGAATACGTTAAAAAAAACGAAGCATATAGCTCTTAATCGCAAGGATTGATATGGAAGACCAGTGGGAACAATTGCCTGTTTTTATATCAGCGGAAGTCATTTACGAAATGGTAGAACATTTAGTAAAATTATTTAAAATACAGCTATTGATTTAGAGGCTGCTATCTTTTTTAATTCAAGTGCTTTGTTGAGATAATTAAAATTAGTACTTAGATCTCTTAAATCATTTTAATCTAAGGATAATACGAAAGCCTTTTAAGGCTTTTTTATTGCTTTATTTTTAACTACATGAGACAATACAATTTGTGTTTTTGTTTCGCCGTAAACTATTAATTGGTCTATAAAATTTTCTAAATGTTTTTGGTTTTTTAATACCACTTCCATAACGATATTTTCGTTTCCTGTAATGCGATAGCAGTTAACCACTTCATCATAGGTTTTTACTTTTTCTAAAAAAGGTTTTAGTTTGCCCATAAAAGCCCTTAAGGTAATTAGTGCTTTTAGTTGATAACCAGCTTCAAAAGACGAAATTGTAGTATGGTAATTCTCTATCACCCCTAAATCTTCCATCTTTTTTATACGTTCGGAAACTGCAGGCGAACTTACACCTACTTTACGTCCAATTTCTGTATTAGACATCCTCGCATTTTCCTGTAAACAGCTTAAAATCTTCCAGTTAAGTGCATCTATGTTCATTTAAAATAAAATCAGTTTAAAAAAATCAAAATCTAAAGCAAATATACATATTTACTTTAAAACTTAAAGAAGAAGCTCGTTTCTTGTCATTACTTTTGGTTAAAACCTAAAATAAAATGTCTGCAAATATGTCTTCGCCTTTTTCTGAATTGCCTATCTACAAAAAGGCTATGGAAATTTTTGTGCTATCACGAAGCATTTGCACGTATTTGAATCAAGATCTAGCCTATTTAAAATCTGATGGATCTGAAGATGAACATATTTATTTTTCGGGAGATATTGTCCAACAGTCAGTCTCTTTGGCACCTGAAATTCTTAGGGCAGTATCTGAACATTGCTACCATAAGAAACAAAAACACATTGCTACTTTAGAACGCTTAACCAATGCCTTACATCGTAATTGTAACCGTTTGGAAAAATCTAAAAGTAATGGAAGAGATTATTTCCCTATTTTAAGAAAAGAGCTTAATAAATTCAATAGAATAAAGCGGAATTGGGTATTGACGCTCTAATTAAAGTCAGGTTTCAAAAAATAGACATAAGATCCTAATAAACAGTTGTAACATATTCAAATTAAGTCTAGAGATTATTCTTCATATTTACTTTTGGGCAAGTAGTAATGCCAATTTTTTTTATAAACTTTTATTTTAGTCTGAGTTAAGAATTTATTACTCTTACCATTCAATGACTTAAAAAAAGGCTAATAAAACGTGATCTCTTTTGAATTATTTGAGTTTTAAAAAAATCCCCTAGAATAAAAAAAGCAAAACCATAATTGGTTTTGCTTTTTTTATTAATAGTAGCTGTTCTTAATTACCTACCTACTATATTATTAATATCATTCATTACACTAATATGTCTAAAATCTGGAGTATATTTCAACTTTGGATTTATGAAAAAATCATCAATTTTATCATCTGTAACTCTCACATTATGCATTGAATAATTATAATTCTCTACTGGTAAATCATGTATTTCATTATCGAAATTGAGACTAAAATCATTCTTACAATGACTTATTCTAACGTCCTTTAATTTCACAAATTCTTCGAGCTCCTCTAAAATAAATATATCATTAACGACTATAAAATCTCTAAAGCCATATATATTGCCATTAATAAGATTTAAATAACTGTCTTTTTCTAGATAAATAGCCTCCTTAACTAAGCCTTGATCATTATCCTGCATGTTAACCAAAGTTAAATTATTTGCTTTTACGTTCGTTTTATTTTTTGAAGGATCAAAATTTTTAATTTGATCATAACTATCAATCTCAATAGCTCTAGGTGAGTCGTTTCCTGAAGCATATGGACTTCT
It contains:
- a CDS encoding DUF1456 family protein; its protein translation is MTNNDIFKKLRVAHKLRDTDIVEILALVDFRITKTELSAFFRREDHPNYVECGDQILRNFLNALIIHLRGPMPKKGETPEKQIPEKVKPKKFDDKKSFNRPKSKKKSND
- a CDS encoding nucleoside triphosphate pyrophosphohydrolase family protein translates to MKNKIEAVKAFHTAFKIGHLEAPKAHLGKAKNTLRYNLMKEENEEYYEAANNNDLVEVADALGDMLYILCGTIIEHGMQHKIEEVFNEIQRSNMSKLGENGEPIYRNDGKVLKGPNYFKPDIAKILKS
- a CDS encoding SRPBCC family protein, which gives rise to MKALKYIFFLFLIVIIAIAIYIAVQPNDYSVTRTRTIKAPAAVIYENVNDYKNWASWSSWSEKDPNIKITLPEHTSGLEGSFSWEDADGVSTIKTIEVNPNKTIEQEIQINDYPKSNVTWKFNPNADGSTDVTRTISGEDLPFGFKLSTLLNGSMEEQIGPEYEHSLEKLDSVVQVDMRKYSIIVDKTPTQHSGGFYVYNSTATTFENFPSKMEKMLPDVMNYAQKNNITIAGAPFVLYHQWDEANNAVMFSCCIPTASRVITTGSDILTGQIEPFKALKVTLTGDYANLKEAWEMGMEAIKESSLEQDEDGPMIEAYLNTPMETPNPANLKTEIYIAVK
- the crcB gene encoding fluoride efflux transporter CrcB translates to MKNLLLVFVGGGFGSVLRYLIGKYLNSTETGIPYGTFAANIIGSLLIGVILGMALKNNALTQSHTLLLATGFCGGFTTFSTFAYENHVFLKAGDFTSFAIYTIASFVVGFLAVFAGMYLAK
- a CDS encoding DUF1684 domain-containing protein; the protein is MKNIFCLLLLCASLLSCAQDKQPLLGETEFQREINSEYKDATKSPLKAKDLKDFVGLDFFKFDSTFVVKAKLERTPNTEYFKMKTTTSRVSLERIYGVLTFKIKEVTYKLNVYQGKELIEQEEYKDYLFLPFLDDTNGDGSYAGGRYIDLRIPKDDSLIIDFNTAYNPYCAYNYKYSCPIVPRANYLATRIDAGVKAFDKH
- a CDS encoding cytochrome P450; its protein translation is MLDQKPITIKDLKSPKRAFLLGHLPQFNTYNKHQVLERWVEESGDLFKIHFVGKEFIVSANPEINNKILRQRPETFIRYSKIDEVLREIGIDGVFNAEGDRWKRHRKPIAEALNVKNVKSFYPIIQDKTRNILAKFKEHAVKENVVDVQKEFMAFTIDITTEIAFGLKLDTINNQSNGFQEHLEVIFPIINARLTAPIPTWRFFKSKKDRLLDRSLKAIEKIIYEGIATAKREMATSSGLNESPAHFLEALLLENKDARFTDDEIYGNIFTLLLAGEDTTSNSLSWAIYYLVQHPEIVNKVRAEAHAVYPKDEVPSYYRQLELLKYADAVAQETMRLKPTTPQMYMESNADVVINNLSIPKGTNIILQNKVPQTQEDYFSNAHIFSPERWLVSECPMHKNHSPNVMRVFGGGTRFCPGMFLAKSEMVVLISVLCKHFDFKLASNLNEIKERFDFTMYPENLKVTFKRVEDD
- a CDS encoding MFS transporter, with protein sequence MKKLFNNYIDAFDGLSKEIWWLALITLINRAGTMVIPFLSIYLTEDLDISMSNVGWIMTCFGVGSLIGTWLGGKLTDSVGYYKIMVFSLLATGFLFIGLQYLTTFKSLCIGVFLTMCVADMFRPASFVAMSAYSKPENKTRSVTLIRLAINLGFSAGPAIGGLIITHLSYAGLFWVDGITCLMATLVLFFVLNPKKAKIQDAFIAINPESAYKDKPFLIFFVAMILFAIVFFQYFSVMPIYYREAHQLSELQVGLILGGNGLFIFLFEMPLIKWLEKTKYTKIGLILFGALLTGLSLLVLNLTPWSGILIIGMLLMTIGEMIAFPFANGFAIDRAKRGKQGEFMAMYAMAFSVGSIFGHNIGLQLAENLGFDNTWTIMTVLAGLCVLLLFSLKLYMNKNSL
- a CDS encoding YpdA family putative bacillithiol disulfide reductase gives rise to the protein MKQNKDIIIIGAGPIGITCALECEKRQWDYKVLEKGALTNSLFNYPRNMTFFSTSEKLEIDAIPFISNQPKPTRNEALEYYRRVVTSNALNISLYENVKKIDKKENHFHIKTNKIEYTSKYVIIATGFYDIPNLLNIPGELLPKVTHYYKEAHNYALQDVVVVGASNSAVDAALEIWRKGGKVTMVIRGKQIGERVKYWVRPDIINRIKEGSITAFFDSEISEIHADSVVIKTNTKKITLSNDYVIALTGYLPDFDLLQHCGIKLSKDNKRIPEYTPETMESNINGLYLAGVICGGQETHKWFIENSRIHAKKIAQAIANRL